One genomic window of Pseudomonas aeruginosa includes the following:
- the pscJ gene encoding SctJ family type III secretion inner membrane ring lipoprotein Psc encodes MRRTVKGLSRMALLALVLALGGCKVELYTGISQKEGNEMLALLRSEGVSADKQADKDGTVRLLVEESDIAEAVEVLKRKGYPRENFSTLKDVFPKDGLISSPIEERARLNYAKAQEISHTLSEIDGVLVARVHVVLPEERDGLGRKSSPASASVFIKHAADVQLDAYVPQIKQLVNNGIEGLSYDRISVVLVPSAGVRQVPLAPRFESVFSIQVAEHSRGRLLGLFGLLLALLLASNLAQFFWHRQRG; translated from the coding sequence ATGAGGCGAACGGTGAAAGGTCTGTCGCGCATGGCGCTCCTGGCGCTGGTCCTGGCGTTGGGCGGGTGCAAGGTCGAACTCTATACCGGGATCAGCCAGAAGGAAGGTAACGAGATGCTGGCGCTGTTGCGTTCGGAGGGCGTTTCCGCGGACAAGCAGGCGGACAAGGATGGCACCGTGCGCCTGCTGGTGGAGGAATCGGATATCGCCGAGGCGGTGGAGGTGCTCAAGCGCAAGGGCTATCCGCGGGAGAACTTCTCCACGCTGAAGGATGTGTTTCCCAAGGACGGGCTGATTTCCTCGCCCATCGAAGAGCGCGCGCGGCTCAACTACGCCAAGGCCCAGGAGATTTCCCATACCCTTTCCGAGATCGATGGCGTGCTGGTGGCGCGGGTCCATGTGGTGCTGCCAGAGGAGCGCGACGGACTGGGCAGGAAGTCCTCGCCGGCATCGGCCTCGGTGTTCATCAAGCACGCCGCCGACGTGCAACTGGATGCCTACGTGCCGCAGATCAAGCAACTGGTGAACAACGGCATCGAAGGACTCAGCTACGACCGCATCAGCGTGGTGCTGGTGCCGTCGGCCGGGGTCCGCCAGGTCCCGCTGGCGCCACGCTTCGAGAGTGTCTTCTCGATCCAGGTGGCGGAGCACTCGCGCGGACGCCTGCTCGGCCTGTTCGGCCTGCTGCTGGCGTTGCTGCTGGCGAGCAACCTGGCGCAGTTCTTCTGGCACCGGCAACGGGGCTGA
- the pscI gene encoding SctI family type III secretion system inner rod subunit PscI → MDISRMGAQAQITSLEELSGGPAGAAHVAEFERAMGGAGSLGGDLLSELGQIRERFSQAKQELQVELSTPGDDPNSLMQMQWSLMRITMQEELIAKTVGRMSQNVETLMKTQ, encoded by the coding sequence ATGGATATCTCTCGGATGGGCGCCCAGGCGCAGATCACCAGTCTCGAAGAACTCTCCGGCGGCCCGGCCGGCGCGGCCCACGTCGCCGAGTTCGAACGGGCGATGGGCGGTGCCGGCAGCCTGGGCGGCGACCTGCTCAGCGAACTGGGGCAGATCAGGGAGCGTTTCAGCCAGGCCAAGCAGGAGTTGCAGGTGGAGCTGTCGACGCCCGGCGACGATCCCAACAGCCTGATGCAGATGCAGTGGTCGCTGATGCGCATCACCATGCAGGAAGAGCTGATCGCCAAGACCGTCGGGCGCATGAGCCAGAACGTCGAAACCCTGATGAAGACCCAATGA
- the pscH gene encoding YopR family T3SS polymerization control protein PscH: protein MSRIDTPPGFAVYPSASPKAANLPAVDQVLAFEQALGGEPQAAGRRLAGLENGALGERLLQRFAQPLQGLEADRLELKAMLRAELPLGRQQQTFLLQLLGAVEHAPGGEYLAQLARRELQVLIPLNGMLDNLVRNSHKLDLES from the coding sequence ATGAGCCGCATCGACACGCCGCCGGGATTCGCCGTCTATCCGTCGGCCAGTCCAAAGGCGGCGAACCTGCCGGCTGTCGATCAGGTGCTGGCTTTCGAGCAGGCCCTCGGCGGCGAGCCGCAGGCGGCCGGACGCCGCCTGGCCGGGTTGGAGAACGGCGCTCTCGGCGAGCGCCTGCTGCAGCGCTTTGCCCAGCCGCTGCAAGGGTTGGAGGCGGACCGCCTGGAGCTGAAGGCGATGCTCCGTGCGGAACTGCCGCTGGGACGCCAGCAGCAAACCTTTCTCCTCCAGTTGCTCGGTGCAGTCGAGCATGCGCCGGGCGGCGAATACCTGGCGCAACTGGCGCGTCGCGAATTGCAGGTGCTGATCCCGCTCAACGGCATGCTCGACAACCTCGTGCGCAACAGCCACAAACTCGACCTGGAGTCATGA
- the pscG gene encoding YscG family type III secretion system chaperone PscG, with product MDTSLIRELAELALAGSGQHCHEEALCIAEWLERLGQDEAARLIRISSLANQGRYQEALAFAHGNPWPALEPWFALCEWHLGLGAALDRRLAGLGGSSDPALADFAAGMRAQVRT from the coding sequence ATGGACACTTCACTGATACGCGAATTGGCGGAACTGGCGCTGGCCGGCAGCGGGCAGCACTGCCACGAAGAGGCGCTGTGCATCGCCGAGTGGCTGGAGCGCCTCGGACAGGACGAAGCGGCGCGGCTGATCCGGATTTCCAGCCTGGCCAACCAGGGGCGCTATCAGGAAGCCCTGGCCTTCGCCCATGGCAATCCCTGGCCGGCGCTGGAGCCCTGGTTCGCCTTGTGCGAGTGGCACCTGGGGCTGGGCGCCGCGCTGGACCGCAGGCTGGCCGGGCTGGGCGGCAGCAGCGATCCTGCCCTGGCCGACTTCGCCGCCGGCATGCGCGCCCAGGTGCGGACATGA
- the pscF gene encoding type III secretion system needle filament protein PscF: protein MAQIFNPNPGNTLDTVANALKEQANAANKDVNDAIKALQGTDNADNPALLAELQHKINKWSVIYNINSTVTRALRDLMQGILQKI from the coding sequence ATGGCGCAGATATTCAACCCCAACCCGGGGAATACCCTCGATACCGTGGCCAATGCCCTGAAGGAGCAGGCCAACGCAGCGAACAAGGACGTCAACGACGCGATCAAGGCCTTGCAGGGGACCGACAATGCCGACAACCCGGCGCTGCTGGCCGAGCTGCAACACAAGATCAACAAGTGGTCGGTCATCTACAACATCAACTCGACGGTGACCCGTGCGCTGCGCGACCTGATGCAAGGCATCCTGCAGAAGATCTGA
- the pscE gene encoding YscE family type III secretion system co-chaperone PscE has protein sequence MMTALETRLSVADGTHAAALRQRLQAALAECRRELARGACPEHFQFLQQQARALEGGLGILSQLTED, from the coding sequence ATGATGACAGCCTTGGAAACGCGACTGTCGGTCGCTGACGGCACGCATGCCGCAGCGCTCCGGCAGCGTCTGCAGGCGGCGCTGGCGGAGTGTCGCCGGGAACTGGCCAGAGGCGCCTGCCCGGAGCACTTCCAGTTCCTGCAACAGCAGGCCCGGGCCCTCGAAGGCGGTCTCGGCATTCTTTCGCAGCTCACAGAGGACTAA